The following proteins are encoded in a genomic region of Sorangiineae bacterium MSr12523:
- the nadC gene encoding carboxylating nicotinate-nucleotide diphosphorylase: MEREVTPPEPKLPLAPLPSVLIEPIVRAALLEDLGRAGDITTDAIVPSDVRAKVTLAAREAGVVAGLDLALMAFRLVDPAITASIRRVDGSHVSPGEAIATLEGPARGLLTAERVALNFLCHMSGIATATAEVVEAVRGTKARIVDIRKTLPGLRAVQKYAIRAGGGANHRFGLDDGVLIKDNHIAVAGGIPAAIERARAAVGHMVKVEIEVDTLEQLAEVLRFDIDAVLLDNMGPEELRRAVALVDGRAITEASGGITPATAGALAATGVDLLSMGWLTQSVRAIDIGLDHIA; the protein is encoded by the coding sequence ATGGAACGCGAGGTCACCCCGCCGGAGCCTAAGTTGCCGCTCGCCCCTCTTCCCTCAGTCCTCATCGAGCCGATCGTCCGCGCAGCGCTGCTTGAGGATCTCGGCCGCGCCGGCGACATCACCACAGATGCCATCGTGCCAAGCGACGTGCGCGCCAAGGTTACGCTCGCTGCCCGCGAGGCAGGCGTCGTCGCCGGCCTCGACCTCGCGCTCATGGCCTTCCGACTCGTAGACCCCGCGATTACCGCCTCGATCCGTCGAGTGGACGGCTCCCACGTCTCGCCGGGCGAAGCCATCGCGACGCTCGAGGGGCCCGCGCGCGGCCTGCTCACGGCCGAGCGCGTCGCGCTCAACTTCCTTTGCCACATGAGCGGAATCGCCACGGCCACGGCCGAGGTCGTCGAAGCCGTGCGAGGCACGAAGGCGCGCATCGTCGACATCCGCAAGACGCTTCCCGGCTTGCGCGCGGTCCAAAAATACGCCATCCGCGCCGGCGGCGGGGCGAACCATCGCTTCGGCCTCGACGACGGCGTTCTCATCAAAGATAACCATATTGCGGTCGCGGGCGGCATCCCGGCAGCAATCGAGCGCGCACGGGCGGCGGTTGGCCATATGGTCAAAGTCGAGATCGAGGTCGATACGCTCGAGCAACTCGCGGAGGTGCTGCGCTTCGACATCGACGCCGTCCTTCTCGACAACATGGGCCCCGAGGAGCTCCGCCGGGCGGTCGCACTCGTTGACGGCCGAGCCATCACCGAGGCCTCCGGCGGCATCACGCCTGCGACCGCCGGCGCCCTGGCGGCGACCGGTGTCGATCTTCTGTCGATGGGTTGGCTGACGCAGAGCGTTCGGGCGATCGACATCGGGCTCGACCATATAGCCTGA
- a CDS encoding AraC family transcriptional regulator, producing the protein MQDELNEARALVLRHVSSSARAAVPIPRVAFYFSRSRTEPSAVMYEPALYFVLQGAKRLIAGDQTLDYRSASFLLVSIDLPVTGHVTEASPEEPYLAVRLALDLAAIAALLLEVPAAAADEDASGFGASPLTDILMGPLLRLVRLADAPGDVAILAPMIEREILYRVLQGARGAILRQIAHSDSRLSQISRALKWIRSHFDEPLRVETLAGISSMSASSFHRHFKAVTGMSPLAYQKEIRLHEARRRLVTEPGAVASVAFSVGYESASQFSREYARQFGLPPARDAARLRQSGS; encoded by the coding sequence ATGCAGGACGAGCTGAACGAAGCGCGGGCGCTCGTGCTTCGCCACGTTTCCTCGAGCGCGCGCGCAGCGGTTCCCATTCCGCGCGTCGCGTTCTACTTCAGTCGATCCAGAACCGAGCCGTCGGCCGTGATGTACGAACCGGCCTTGTACTTCGTCCTCCAGGGCGCCAAGCGCCTCATTGCCGGCGATCAAACGTTGGACTATCGCAGCGCGAGCTTCCTCCTCGTCTCAATCGACCTTCCCGTGACGGGGCACGTGACCGAAGCAAGCCCTGAAGAGCCTTATCTCGCGGTGCGGCTTGCGCTCGACCTCGCCGCTATCGCGGCGCTGCTACTCGAGGTACCGGCGGCGGCCGCCGATGAGGACGCCAGTGGGTTTGGCGCCAGTCCGCTGACCGACATTCTGATGGGTCCGCTTTTGCGCCTCGTTCGCTTGGCCGACGCTCCCGGCGATGTCGCGATACTGGCGCCGATGATCGAGCGCGAGATCCTCTACCGCGTCCTTCAGGGTGCCCGCGGCGCGATCCTGCGTCAGATCGCGCATTCGGATAGTCGGCTTTCGCAGATCTCGCGTGCTTTGAAATGGATTCGCTCGCACTTCGATGAGCCGCTTCGCGTCGAGACGCTCGCTGGAATCTCGAGTATGAGCGCCTCGTCCTTTCATCGGCACTTCAAGGCTGTGACGGGAATGAGCCCGCTCGCGTATCAAAAGGAAATCCGATTGCATGAGGCCCGTCGTCGCCTCGTCACCGAGCCCGGAGCGGTTGCATCCGTCGCGTTCTCGGTCGGTTACGAGAGCGCATCGCAATTCAGCCGCGAATACGCGCGCCAGTTTGGTCTTCCGCCGGCACGCGATGCGGCGCGCCTGCGCCAAAGCGGAAGTTAG
- a CDS encoding SDR family oxidoreductase, producing the protein MREKTALVTGANKGIGLEIARQLGGKGFRLWLGCRDPGRGERAAIELRKAGVDARALLLDVTSDASVAKAASTFGEASNHLDVLVNNAGIDIGGFALPREQRVDDIRAIYEVNTFGPIRVTQAFLPFLEKAGSARIVMMSSSLGSITSALDPTSETYGVNRLGYNSSKSALNMITVLFAKTLAAHGIKVNAANPGYTGTDLNEHHGPRTVEEGAAIAVRLATIGPACPTAGFFRRPLQQPSPPRVVTAPGDRRLLVRFPGMRYRGGTFVRDGRFHGSRSLWHR; encoded by the coding sequence ATGAGGGAAAAGACGGCGCTCGTCACCGGAGCAAACAAGGGGATCGGTCTCGAGATCGCGCGCCAGCTCGGAGGTAAAGGCTTCCGTCTCTGGCTCGGGTGCCGAGATCCAGGTCGCGGCGAGCGTGCTGCGATCGAGCTACGCAAAGCAGGCGTGGATGCACGCGCGCTCTTGCTCGATGTGACGAGCGACGCGAGCGTGGCCAAGGCCGCGTCGACGTTCGGCGAAGCATCCAATCATCTCGACGTGCTCGTCAACAACGCGGGCATCGACATCGGCGGTTTCGCTTTGCCAAGGGAGCAACGGGTCGACGACATCCGAGCGATCTACGAGGTGAACACCTTCGGCCCGATCCGCGTCACGCAAGCGTTCCTGCCGTTCCTCGAGAAAGCGGGTTCGGCTCGGATCGTGATGATGAGCAGCAGCCTTGGCTCGATCACGTCCGCCCTCGACCCGACGAGCGAAACGTATGGCGTGAACCGCCTCGGCTACAACTCGTCGAAAAGCGCCTTGAACATGATCACGGTCCTGTTCGCGAAGACACTCGCCGCCCACGGCATCAAGGTGAACGCCGCGAATCCAGGCTACACGGGCACGGACCTCAATGAGCATCACGGCCCCCGCACCGTCGAAGAGGGCGCAGCAATCGCCGTTCGGCTCGCGACGATCGGCCCAGCCTGCCCAACAGCGGGCTTCTTCCGACGGCCACTTCAACAACCCAGCCCGCCACGAGTGGTAACCGCGCCCGGAGATCGGCGTCTCTTGGTACGATTTCCGGGCATGCGCTATCGAGGCGGGACCTTTGTCCGCGACGGGCGGTTTCACGGTTCACGCTCCTTATGGCATCGATGA
- a CDS encoding transposase domain-containing protein gives MAVGRKAWIFLGSDDHAQAAANLFSLIASCQLHGLDSESYLAEIIRVLPHWPRDRYIELAPQYWAVTRARLDPDQLKLAVGFLTMPANLAAE, from the coding sequence ATGGCCGTGGGCAGAAAAGCGTGGATTTTTCTCGGCTCCGACGACCACGCCCAAGCCGCCGCGAACCTCTTCTCGCTCATCGCCTCGTGTCAGCTGCACGGACTCGACTCCGAGAGCTACCTCGCCGAGATCATCCGTGTCCTGCCGCACTGGCCGCGAGACCGCTACATCGAGCTCGCTCCGCAGTACTGGGCCGTCACCAGGGCGCGCCTCGACCCCGACCAGCTCAAACTGGCCGTCGGCTTCCTTACGATGCCGGCCAATCTTGCCGCGGAATAG
- a CDS encoding RHS repeat-associated core domain-containing protein encodes MAERTGCTSASDDAADVTCTWRSLIASARHAGLDSEQYLRDLCSVRFVVNAAGTGTTPAQALDYDAWGRVSSDTVPGFQPFGFAGGIYDPDTGLVHLGAREYDPETGTWIQRDPLRFGGGVNLYAYASNNPVGFVDPTGLLPCEGQGGASGGGGSSASYGDDPFGPPRPPGIQTPNWPGWHQGSGGGSSREPSHVPSGPTEIPSGPTEIPSEPSDDGSLGSEPRPPTSPSTGAEGDGDSSPGVSVQVRMCKPCLCWRSSGDKIPYKNQTPQTCKQICFPDYAECK; translated from the coding sequence TTGGCCGAAAGAACTGGATGCACCTCGGCATCCGACGATGCCGCCGATGTGACCTGCACCTGGCGCTCGCTCATCGCCTCCGCGCGTCACGCCGGGCTCGATTCCGAGCAGTACCTGCGCGACCTTTGCAGCGTACGGTTCGTCGTGAACGCGGCCGGTACGGGCACGACGCCCGCACAGGCACTCGACTACGATGCTTGGGGGCGTGTCTCGAGCGATACCGTTCCCGGATTTCAGCCCTTTGGCTTCGCGGGTGGAATTTACGATCCGGACACGGGCCTCGTGCACCTCGGTGCGCGCGAGTACGATCCCGAGACAGGCACCTGGATTCAGCGTGATCCTCTTCGCTTCGGCGGCGGCGTGAATCTGTATGCGTATGCGTCGAACAATCCGGTGGGCTTCGTCGATCCGACGGGACTGCTCCCATGCGAGGGACAAGGTGGCGCATCCGGCGGCGGCGGGTCTTCCGCCTCCTACGGTGACGATCCATTTGGCCCGCCGAGGCCCCCGGGGATCCAAACTCCGAATTGGCCGGGCTGGCACCAGGGGTCGGGCGGAGGGAGCTCGCGAGAGCCGTCGCACGTTCCAAGCGGACCCACCGAGATCCCGAGTGGACCCACGGAGATTCCAAGCGAGCCTTCCGACGACGGATCACTCGGCAGCGAGCCCCGTCCTCCCACGAGCCCGTCCACCGGGGCGGAGGGCGATGGCGATTCGTCTCCCGGGGTATCGGTCCAGGTTCGCATGTGCAAGCCATGCCTTTGCTGGAGATCGAGCGGTGATAAGATTCCTTACAAGAACCAGACTCCTCAAACGTGCAAACAGATTTGTTTCCCGGACTACGCCGAATGCAAATAG
- a CDS encoding universal stress protein has translation MRPVRHILVAVDFDQGERRAVDVAAVIAERFNATITLVHVMYPSPRVTPIWIQRREDAELRLQNLLAPLRVTAKCMVRFGAPAQEIVEAAQTLRADIVVVGTHGRHRAARAFLGSVSEEVMRTSPVPVLTVLGAPPDEAGS, from the coding sequence ATGAGGCCCGTTCGACATATCCTCGTTGCCGTGGACTTCGACCAAGGAGAGCGACGGGCCGTGGATGTCGCTGCCGTAATTGCAGAGCGTTTCAACGCCACGATCACGCTCGTACACGTCATGTACCCTAGCCCCCGTGTTACGCCGATATGGATCCAGCGGCGCGAAGATGCCGAGCTTCGACTGCAGAATCTGCTTGCCCCCTTGCGCGTAACCGCAAAATGCATGGTGCGGTTTGGAGCGCCTGCGCAAGAGATAGTGGAAGCCGCCCAGACGCTGCGCGCAGACATCGTCGTCGTTGGAACACATGGACGGCACCGCGCGGCGCGCGCGTTTCTCGGCAGCGTCTCAGAGGAGGTGATGCGCACCTCCCCCGTCCCGGTACTCACCGTGCTGGGTGCGCCACCCGATGAAGCGGGATCGTGA
- a CDS encoding sulfite exporter TauE/SafE family protein, with the protein MTTMLLVSALSMGLLGGVHCIVMCGGIVGVLGAGLPRGTGPMKLTLAYNIGRIASYAMAGLAAGALGAAVARIDVIYGAQVGLRFLAGLFMLGVGLFLLGAWPAFSRVEGIGAFLWRKLEPFAHRLLPVQSARAAVLLGLLWGWIPCGLVYAALGLAVASGSPLGGALVMATFGAGTLPVLLTMGAFATVLARWARRPWLRCGAGIAIAMFGLVHLGSAAEQARWTSALTFGLVHPCCMVRR; encoded by the coding sequence ATGACGACGATGCTTCTCGTTTCGGCGTTGAGCATGGGCCTCCTCGGTGGGGTGCACTGCATCGTGATGTGCGGCGGCATTGTAGGTGTTCTCGGTGCCGGGTTGCCTCGCGGCACCGGCCCGATGAAGCTCACGCTCGCCTACAACATCGGGCGCATCGCTTCGTACGCGATGGCCGGATTGGCCGCCGGAGCCCTGGGCGCGGCCGTTGCGCGCATCGATGTGATTTACGGCGCCCAAGTCGGATTGCGTTTCCTTGCGGGGCTCTTCATGCTGGGGGTTGGCCTTTTCTTACTGGGCGCGTGGCCCGCGTTTTCACGTGTCGAAGGTATCGGTGCCTTCCTTTGGCGGAAACTCGAGCCGTTTGCGCATCGCCTGTTGCCAGTGCAATCGGCTCGCGCGGCGGTCCTCCTCGGTCTGCTCTGGGGATGGATTCCGTGCGGGCTCGTTTACGCGGCCCTCGGCCTTGCCGTCGCCTCGGGCTCTCCCTTGGGAGGCGCGCTCGTGATGGCGACCTTCGGTGCGGGGACGCTCCCGGTGCTGCTCACCATGGGGGCCTTCGCGACGGTTCTCGCGCGTTGGGCGCGGCGTCCGTGGCTCCGGTGCGGGGCAGGGATCGCGATCGCGATGTTTGGTCTCGTCCACCTTGGTTCGGCGGCCGAGCAGGCACGCTGGACGTCTGCCTTGACCTTCGGCCTCGTACATCCATGCTGCATGGTGCGGCGATAG
- the ccoG gene encoding cytochrome c oxidase accessory protein CcoG, translating into MAGRKLPIVAPADVHGRYHRARHAVFALLIALWAVLPWVRLAGHPAIFLDVERRRFFFFGTTFNSQDAWLLFFLATGIGFGLVFMTAIAGRVFCGWMCPHTVFLEAVYRRIERWIEGPRERRLRAASAPWGAAKIARKVAVHSAYLLASYVIAHIVLSYFVSLPKMFEMVRTRPAEHPEAFAWAFGLTAILYFDLAHFRERLCTSFCPYGRLQGVLVDEDSLMVGYDTRRGEPRGKATAKDRGDCVDCKRCVVVCPTGIDIRQGPQLECIACTACIDACDDVMERLGRAPGLVRYDSTRGLAGARRRFWRPRIVLYTALGLVGLAAATTAAKSRSDFEAVLLRAPGAPYVVTPDSVYNAFDLHLVNKRGTRERFRIGVDAGTDVTAQVEPAEVELEPLSGTHVAVALRMPVERCRGDFRFRIRVERESGREMREVQATFLGGGR; encoded by the coding sequence ATGGCAGGACGGAAACTCCCCATCGTGGCACCCGCCGACGTGCACGGCCGGTATCACCGTGCGCGGCACGCGGTGTTCGCGCTGCTTATCGCACTATGGGCGGTTTTGCCGTGGGTCCGCCTCGCGGGTCATCCCGCCATCTTTTTGGACGTGGAGCGGCGTCGCTTCTTCTTTTTCGGCACGACGTTCAATTCGCAAGATGCGTGGTTGCTCTTCTTTTTGGCCACGGGCATCGGCTTCGGGCTGGTCTTCATGACCGCCATCGCCGGGCGCGTTTTCTGCGGATGGATGTGCCCGCACACCGTGTTCTTGGAGGCGGTCTATCGCCGCATCGAACGTTGGATCGAGGGACCGCGCGAGCGGCGGCTTCGTGCCGCATCGGCGCCATGGGGGGCAGCGAAGATTGCGCGAAAGGTGGCCGTGCATTCAGCGTATTTGCTGGCCTCGTACGTCATTGCGCATATCGTGCTCTCGTATTTCGTCTCGTTGCCGAAAATGTTCGAGATGGTTCGAACGCGCCCGGCGGAGCACCCCGAGGCCTTTGCGTGGGCCTTCGGCCTGACAGCCATTCTGTATTTCGATTTGGCCCATTTTCGCGAGCGCTTGTGCACGTCCTTTTGCCCGTACGGGCGCCTTCAGGGCGTTCTCGTCGATGAGGATTCGCTGATGGTGGGCTACGACACACGCCGCGGCGAGCCTCGGGGCAAAGCGACCGCGAAGGATCGCGGTGACTGTGTCGATTGCAAACGATGCGTCGTGGTCTGCCCCACGGGCATCGACATCCGGCAGGGCCCCCAGCTCGAGTGCATCGCCTGCACGGCATGCATCGACGCGTGCGACGACGTCATGGAGCGGCTCGGCCGCGCGCCCGGGCTCGTCCGCTACGACTCGACGCGTGGGCTCGCGGGAGCGCGCCGTCGCTTTTGGCGTCCACGTATCGTGCTGTACACCGCACTCGGGCTCGTCGGGCTCGCTGCGGCAACCACGGCGGCGAAGTCGCGGTCCGATTTCGAGGCCGTGCTGCTGCGCGCGCCCGGTGCTCCCTACGTCGTGACCCCCGACAGCGTGTACAATGCATTCGATTTGCACTTGGTGAACAAGCGAGGGACGCGCGAGCGGTTTCGCATTGGGGTGGACGCGGGGACGGACGTGACTGCCCAGGTCGAGCCTGCCGAAGTCGAGTTGGAGCCGCTCTCGGGCACGCACGTCGCCGTCGCGCTGCGCATGCCGGTGGAGCGGTGCCGGGGGGACTTCCGCTTTCGGATTCGCGTCGAGCGCGAGAGTGGTCGCGAAATGCGCGAGGTCCAGGCGACCTTTCTCGGAGGCGGTCGATGA
- a CDS encoding c-type cytochrome, giving the protein MTMLDEDRHSDPGDDSHTYDGIVENNHPLPGWWQWTLYGAIVFAVIYWFDMQALHIHPSQREIHDAQVAAERMAMADQAFAQGAVNDELLLAFSRDPATLAQGKATFTSTCVACHRADGGGSIGPNLTDAYWLHGNKPGDVFKTVREGVVAKGMPAWGPQLGDKKIAAVAAYVLTIEHTNVPGGKAPQGAQMD; this is encoded by the coding sequence ATGACCATGCTCGATGAGGACCGTCACTCCGATCCGGGAGACGACTCGCACACGTACGACGGCATCGTGGAGAACAACCACCCACTGCCGGGCTGGTGGCAATGGACCCTGTACGGAGCCATTGTCTTCGCCGTCATCTACTGGTTCGACATGCAGGCTCTGCATATCCATCCCTCCCAGCGCGAGATCCACGATGCTCAAGTCGCCGCCGAGCGGATGGCCATGGCGGATCAAGCGTTTGCGCAGGGCGCGGTGAATGACGAGTTGCTTCTGGCCTTTTCGCGTGATCCCGCGACGCTCGCACAGGGAAAGGCGACGTTCACCAGCACGTGCGTAGCATGCCATCGCGCCGACGGCGGCGGAAGTATCGGGCCGAACCTCACCGACGCGTACTGGCTTCACGGAAATAAGCCGGGGGACGTCTTCAAGACGGTGCGCGAGGGCGTGGTGGCCAAGGGAATGCCGGCCTGGGGACCGCAGCTTGGCGACAAGAAGATCGCCGCCGTGGCCGCGTACGTCCTGACGATCGAACACACCAACGTGCCTGGCGGCAAGGCGCCGCAGGGCGCGCAAATGGACTGA
- a CDS encoding CcoQ/FixQ family Cbb3-type cytochrome c oxidase assembly chaperone, with protein sequence MYRDFLQTSSLLALPLVALVTFMVVFAAVLVRALTYRHVEVDTAARLPLAPEERDHDHAR encoded by the coding sequence ATGTACCGAGATTTTCTCCAGACATCGTCGCTGCTCGCGCTTCCACTCGTGGCGCTGGTGACCTTCATGGTCGTCTTCGCCGCCGTGCTCGTCCGCGCGTTGACCTATCGCCACGTTGAAGTCGACACGGCTGCGCGACTTCCTCTTGCCCCGGAGGAGAGAGACCATGACCATGCTCGATGA
- the ccoN gene encoding cytochrome-c oxidase, cbb3-type subunit I, with translation MIAEESAVERPALYAVDPKQELQKMTIVYNDGIARAFLGASVVWGIVGMLVGAIVALQLAWWPANVAPYLTFGRLRPLHTNAVIFAFVGNMIFAGIYHSTQRLVKACLPSDFLAKVHFWGWQAIIVAAAVTLPLGFTQAKEYAELEWPIDIAITLIWVVFAVNFFWLLARRTEKHLYVAIWFYIATIVTVAVLHIVNSLAIPVFGLKSYSIYGGAQDALVQWWYGHNAVAFFLTTPVLGIMYYYLPKAADRPVYSYRLSIVHFWALIFVYIWAGPHHLLNTALPDWAQTLGMVFSVMLWAPSWGGMLNGLFTLKGAWAKVKSEPELKFFATALTFYGMATFEGPLLSIKKVSALAHYTDWIIGHVHAGALGWNGFMAAGMFYWMAPRLWGRPLHSKKLADLHFYVGTVGILLYVVAMWVSGITQGLMWRATDAQGALVYPNFVETLLAIRPMYWMRLVGGTLYLVGMILMGYNLARTARAGKPVDGTAEIVVRARRADVPWKAIVFDTPVVVIAIVGGCVAVMLATNWYAAVFFAVTAIFAAIMGTLVLHARAAPGEYPWHRVLEGRALLFTVFTVIAVLAGGVAELVPSLVIRQTDAAAASEAHPYRALELEGRDIYIREGCFNCHSQMIRPFDFEAKRYGPASTLSDSMYDHPFQWGSKRTGPDLARLGGKYPNLWHYKHMLDPRSVTEASNMPAYPGLVTSRVDASRTEAKVRAMRSIGVPYTEKDIHGAAEDESHQAALIVSDLAAERIDVAPDSEMVALIAFLQRLGVHAEPAPPPTQNVSLAH, from the coding sequence ATGATTGCCGAAGAAAGCGCGGTCGAGCGCCCTGCGCTTTACGCCGTCGATCCGAAACAAGAACTGCAGAAGATGACCATCGTCTACAACGACGGTATCGCGCGGGCGTTTTTGGGGGCGTCCGTCGTGTGGGGCATCGTCGGCATGCTCGTTGGAGCCATCGTCGCGTTGCAGCTCGCGTGGTGGCCCGCGAATGTCGCGCCGTATCTGACCTTCGGCCGCCTGCGCCCACTGCATACGAATGCGGTCATCTTCGCGTTCGTCGGCAACATGATCTTCGCAGGCATCTACCACTCCACGCAGCGCCTGGTGAAGGCATGCCTCCCGTCCGATTTCCTTGCCAAAGTCCACTTCTGGGGCTGGCAAGCGATCATCGTGGCGGCCGCCGTGACGCTTCCCTTGGGGTTCACGCAAGCCAAGGAATACGCCGAGCTCGAATGGCCCATCGATATCGCCATCACGCTGATCTGGGTCGTGTTCGCGGTGAACTTCTTCTGGCTCTTGGCTCGCCGTACCGAGAAGCACCTGTACGTCGCGATTTGGTTCTACATCGCGACCATCGTCACGGTCGCCGTCCTTCATATCGTCAACTCGCTCGCCATTCCGGTTTTTGGCCTAAAGAGTTATTCAATTTACGGAGGTGCGCAGGATGCGCTGGTGCAGTGGTGGTACGGGCACAATGCGGTGGCGTTCTTCCTGACGACGCCGGTGCTCGGTATCATGTATTACTACTTGCCAAAGGCAGCGGATCGGCCCGTCTATTCGTATCGACTATCCATTGTCCACTTCTGGGCACTCATCTTCGTTTACATCTGGGCAGGGCCGCACCATCTCCTGAATACGGCGCTGCCGGATTGGGCGCAGACCCTGGGCATGGTTTTCAGCGTCATGCTCTGGGCGCCGAGCTGGGGTGGTATGCTCAATGGCCTTTTCACCCTCAAGGGGGCGTGGGCCAAAGTGAAGAGCGAACCGGAGCTCAAGTTCTTCGCCACGGCCCTCACGTTTTACGGAATGGCCACTTTCGAAGGGCCGCTGTTGTCGATCAAGAAGGTGAGTGCCCTCGCGCATTACACCGACTGGATCATCGGTCACGTGCACGCCGGCGCACTGGGGTGGAACGGCTTCATGGCCGCCGGCATGTTCTACTGGATGGCGCCTCGGCTCTGGGGGCGGCCGCTCCACTCGAAGAAGCTTGCAGACCTTCACTTCTACGTCGGGACGGTGGGCATTCTGCTTTACGTCGTCGCGATGTGGGTGAGCGGTATCACCCAGGGGCTGATGTGGCGGGCGACCGACGCGCAGGGCGCGCTCGTGTATCCGAACTTCGTCGAGACGTTGCTCGCGATTCGGCCGATGTACTGGATGCGGCTCGTGGGAGGCACGCTCTACCTCGTCGGGATGATCCTTATGGGATACAACCTGGCGCGCACGGCGCGTGCGGGCAAGCCGGTCGACGGTACGGCGGAGATCGTCGTGCGCGCTCGCCGGGCCGACGTTCCCTGGAAGGCGATCGTCTTCGATACGCCGGTCGTCGTGATCGCCATCGTCGGTGGGTGCGTCGCCGTGATGCTCGCCACCAATTGGTACGCCGCGGTTTTCTTCGCGGTCACCGCGATCTTTGCCGCGATTATGGGCACCCTCGTTCTGCACGCGCGTGCCGCCCCGGGTGAATACCCATGGCACCGCGTTCTCGAAGGACGAGCGCTCCTCTTTACGGTGTTCACGGTGATCGCCGTCCTCGCGGGCGGCGTGGCCGAGCTCGTGCCGTCGCTGGTGATTCGGCAAACCGACGCGGCCGCAGCCTCCGAGGCGCACCCTTATCGGGCCCTCGAGCTCGAGGGGCGCGACATCTACATTCGCGAGGGGTGCTTCAACTGCCACTCGCAAATGATCCGCCCCTTCGACTTCGAGGCGAAGCGCTATGGACCTGCGTCGACCCTCAGCGACTCGATGTACGACCATCCGTTCCAATGGGGGTCGAAGCGCACGGGGCCCGATCTGGCGCGGCTCGGGGGCAAGTACCCGAATCTCTGGCACTACAAGCACATGCTCGACCCACGCTCGGTCACGGAAGCGTCGAACATGCCGGCGTACCCCGGACTCGTCACCTCGCGCGTCGATGCCTCGAGAACGGAAGCCAAGGTCCGCGCGATGAGGTCGATCGGCGTGCCGTACACCGAGAAAGACATTCACGGCGCGGCCGAAGACGAATCGCATCAGGCGGCACTCATCGTGAGCGACCTTGCCGCTGAACGGATCGACGTGGCCCCTGATTCGGAGATGGTCGCGCTCATCGCCTTCCTGCAACGACTGGGCGTGCATGCCGAGCCTGCCCCGCCACCGACCCAAAACGTCTCACTTGCCCACTGA